The genomic segment CTGCATGGTCTCCTCTACAACCTGGACGCCGAGGTTAATGTCGTCGTAGCAGGCAACGGTGGTCACAATCTCAATCCCTGGGTAATTCTTTATAACGTCCTTGAAACCTCGGATTCGCTCCTCCAGGTTAAAGGCCCCAGGAACACCGGTAAGGAGTGCGACTTTTCCTTTCTCGCCCATGTACCGGATGAGGAGTTCAGCAGCTGCCTTCCCTCCATCGTAGTTACTCACCCCAAGGTACGTGAAGCGCTTACTATTTGGCGCGTCTGCGTCCCAGGTCATTACTGGAATCCCCGCATCCACCGCTTTGTTAATAACATCCACAAGCGCATCGGGATCGTTGCAAGAGATACCAATACCATCCACACCCCGGGCGATAACATCTTCAACCACTCGAACCTGCTCTGCCGCGTCAGAGGCTACTGAACCTACGTAGAGAACCTCAACTTCGTACTCGGTAGTCTCGGAGAGTTCTTTCGCTTTGGCAAAGGCTCCATCTCGACCGAGCTCGAAAACGGGGTTATTGAGGGCTTTCGGAATCCAGGCAAAGGTGAGCTTCTTTTTCTCGGCCGCGGAGACACCGGCCACACATCCCCACACCAGAAGAGCAACCAAAACCACAACCAACCAGTGCTTTCCCCTCATAGTAAACCTCCTTCCGAAAAAAGAATGAGAGTACGAACAGTTCGAACAGTTTTCTCTGTAATACCACCCCCCTTAAAGCGAAAAAGTTCTCGCTTTTGAAGGTATACTACCAATCCCTCCACGAGAAGTCAAACTCCTGCAAGTGCCCTAAACCACGCCTCAATGATGAAGTAGCTCGAGGCTGCCCCAGGGTCGATGTGGCCGATGCTCCGCTCTCCAAGACGGCTCGAACGACCCCTTTTGGCAAGCATACCTTTCGTGGACTCCATCCCCTCTCGAGCAGCACGGATGGCACTCTCAAGGGCCTCTTTCAAGGATTTCCCTTCTTCCTTGGCTTTCTTGAGGGCCTCAAGGGCAGGAAGGAGGGTATCGTACATGGTCTTGTCCCCGGGTTCAGCCTGCCCTCGGCGGCGGACTCCCTCGGTGAAAGCAGCAAAGACCTCGCAGAACTCAGGGAGGGTGAGGGAGNNNNNNNNNNTTTTCCGGCATCAAGGAAGGCTGTCCCATAGAGGGGTCCCATGGCAGCTCCTCCCGAGAAGAGGATGGTTTTGCCTGCGGTGCTCAAAAGGGCTCCGATGTCCTCCTCTCCTTTGGGGAAGGATTCCACCGCTTCCTCGACTCTCTCGAAGGCCTTGCAGACGCTCTCCCCATGGTCGGAGTCCCCAATGGGGGAGTCGAGGTCGTTGAGGTAAGATCGGTGCCTTTCGAGGTTCTCAAGGATGCGAGAGAAGGCTTCTTTGAACCGAAAGAAGGGGATGGCCTCCATGGGGAACCTCCTCTCAGTGCTGGATGAAGTGGACCCCATCGCAGGGGGCATCGATGAGGCGCTTGAGCTCGTCATCGAGTCTCGTGAGGGTGATGGAGAAGCCACCCATCTCAAGGGAGGTGAAGAACTCCCCGATGTAGGTGCGGTGGATGGTGATGCGGTGATCGGCGAGGATCTCGGCGACCTTGCGGAAAGAGATGTACATCTCAAGGAGGGAGGTGGAGCCAAGGCCGTTGATGAGAACGAGGACTTCATCGCCGCTTTCGAAGGGGAGGTCCTTGAGGATTTCGAGGGTCAAGAGTTCCGTCACCGCATCGGCGGACATCATCTTCGTGCGCTTCACCCCTGGCTCTCCGTGGTGACCCACCCCAATCTCCATCTCATCCTCTCCGATGGTGAAGCTCGGTTTCCCGGTGGTGGGGAGGATGCAGGGGGTGTGGGCAACACCCATGCTCCGGGTGTTTTTGACCACCCGTTCCCCAACCTCTTTGAGCTTTGCAAGATCTGCTCCTTCC from the Candidatus Caldatribacterium sp. genome contains:
- a CDS encoding sugar-binding protein, translating into MRGKHWLVVVLVALLVWGCVAGVSAAEKKKLTFAWIPKALNNPVFELGRDGAFAKAKELSETTEYEVEVLYVGSVASDAAEQVRVVEDVIARGVDGIGISCNDPDALVDVINKAVDAGIPVMTWDADAPNSKRFTYLGVSNYDGGKAAAELLIRYMGEKGKVALLTGVPGAFNLEERIRGFKDVIKNYPGIEIVTTVACYDDINLGVQVVEETMQAYPDLTGWFFVGLWPLFAERGSMPLWEEAAKSGRVKTVAFDTLPVELEYLKEGLLCGLVGQKYWGWGYDTIQMLFDYVVNKKEFPSWTDSGMDIVTIHNVDAMIEAWEKKDFTKPLPPPFPEE
- a CDS encoding dihydroxyacetone kinase subunit L, giving the protein MYDTLLPALEALKKAKEEGKSLKEALESAIRAAREGMESTKGMLAKRGRSSRLGERSIGHIDPGAASSYFIIEAWFRALAGV
- the dhaK gene encoding dihydroxyacetone kinase subunit DhaK encodes the protein MKKFINRPENLIEEMLEGFVKAHPHKVRRLETERVLVRKDAPVKGKVGIVTGGGSGHKPAFIGYIGKGLVDAVAVGDIFAAPPVSRVYEAIKAVDGGKGVLLCLGNYSGDVMNFGMAKELAESEGVPVESIIVNDDVASSPKGKEENRRGIAGEVVLWKVVGALAEEGADLAKLKEVGERVVKNTRSMGVAHTPCILPTTGKPSFTIGEDEMEIGVGHHGEPGVKRTKMMSADAVTELLTLEILKDLPFESGDEVLVLINGLGSTSLLEMYISFRKVAEILADHRITIHRTYIGEFFTSLEMGGFSITLTRLDDELKRLIDAPCDGVHFIQH